Within Scyliorhinus canicula chromosome 14, sScyCan1.1, whole genome shotgun sequence, the genomic segment cagactcaattgtaCCATTGCACTATATAGGAGCATATTAACATCTTTAAACTCTGAACCAAATGTCTGGGTCAATTCATCCCACTGGTATCTTGAATATTTGAATAGTTGCCATTGCTTTAGATTTTGCAAGAGCAACCTTTAGACCTTTTTTGTAAGGTGTTTTTACtttcatagaacactacagcgcagtacgggcccttcggccctcgatgttgcaccgaccatCCCTTTAATAAAATGATTTGGTAATGGTGTGTCACTCTTTGGAATCTGTTACTTCTTGTCACGATAACGTGCCTGGGCTATTGTGTTAGTTGAGGTTTTTAGAGGTTTAAAGTTCAGGTAGTTTTATAAATTGTGTTTTTCTGGCATTCCCCCTTCACCTCAGGAGCCCACAGGCTGTCCACTCCATCTATTATTTAATTTCGAGGTGCCAGTCTTTCTCGGTAAATATTGCCATATTTTACCACAGGTTGGGCAAGTAGACTGGACAACTTCCCTCGGAATTGAATGCCTtgcaagaggggcagcacggtggtcagtggttagccctgctgactcatagcatcagggacccgggtttgattctggccttgggtaattgcctgtgtggagtttgcactttctccccatgtctgcatgagtttcctctgggtgctacggtttcctcccacagtccaaagatgtgcaggttagatggggttatgggaataggcggagagggtggggctgtgagcctaggtagggtgcttttcagtgggttggcgcagactctcaattggccgaatgaccaccttctgcactgtaacgattCTATGAAATGCTTTGATTAAATAGGCTGTATTCCTTACCTGAACAGAGTAATTTCCAGAAGTTTCAGAAATCCGGTAAGTATGAACAAATGTTTTATTTCTGGAGATGAAACAAAAACGTTTTTTAAGGAGCCAACCAGAAACAGCTTTAAAACCAATGTCCAATCCAAAATATGACgtagaagcagtgctccgaaagctagtgatttgaaacaaacctgttcgactttaacctgctgttgtaagacttcttaccgtgcaaTGCAAAATAGGGGGATTGGACCTCATGCTTCTTAAACACCTGGGCATATATGGTCAAGGTCATGGTCATGGTCAAGGCTTCTTGTGTATCTTGGGATTTCAATAGTGAAATACCCAGGGGTATGTTAACCTTCATTGATGAAAGTATCAGGGGACCTGAGGTGTGCTGAGAATCAGTTATGATGTAACAAACATCATAAAGTACATAATTATAAATTTTGaaacaaagttttttaaaaatagtattgTAAAAGTTGTCTAAAGTTAAATTACGGGGCgctatagtgtggcgactaggtgagtttcacagtaacttcattgcagtgttaatgtaaacctacttgtgacaccaataaagattattattattattaattgtattTCACACCGCCAGCCCCCTTATCCATGGGGACTGGTGGAAAGGGAATCTGTCTCTTTCAGCTGGCAGTGTTGAACTGTTGCGGATTTTACACAGTCCCCATCGGGTGTTTGTGTTTCTCATCTGCAACAATTTGCAAGCTGGTGCTATTGGTCGGAAACTCCGATTTTGGCCAGCGCTCTCTCATATTTAAAAATTCGATCCAGACGTTGTGGGCGTCGCTGTCTGGGTCAGCGTTTATtgaccatccttaattgccctttgagggggtatttaagagtcgaccacattgctgtgggtccggagcTTCCTGTAGGGCAGGTAaggatgcgccccccccccccccccccccccccaggagatttGTGAATTGTTCAAGAATGCGCCTGTGTCGACCTGACATTGTGCACCGGTTActgtgctgcagcctgcaagagcAACAGCTCTCCTTCGCTGTAGAGTGTGGTTCACACCTTGCcctgtcagctccccccccccccccccgcccccacttggTGCCTGGTCTCAATTTTCACTTCTGAACAACTTGCTCTTTATTCAGCTCCGCGGCACACTCAGAATAACAGTGAGCAAACGAGCGATGAAACGCTGCCCACAACTGTGCTCGCACGTAACGACCAAACCACATGAAAACACCGACTTCGAAATCGCAAGCCGAATTGGTGAGCAAGTTGTGGAACATAGTaaactgaggaggaggagggggggggggggagaaacaaaaGGTAAACCACAGCTCAGCAAGCAGCCGTCTCCCGACACATCTTCAAAAGGTCCACTCTTCCTATTGATGCAGAGGAAAGGTTTCAGACAACGGATGGATTCAGTCTAGTTCAAGCTGAATTACACTACAGTATTCCGGGGTTAAACCAATTATCAAGTTGATTTATGAATGGGCAGCCTAAACCTCCAACTAAATCACAGATGGTGGTGGATTCCTGTTAACTATTGTCCTTTTGTTTATAAAGTGGACAACATATTATTATCTAATAATTTAGATTTGCTCTTTCAGTTAACCTAACGCCGGTACAAGAACAACATACTTCATTTGGAATAGCAGGGCCAGTCATATAGGTAAGGCTATTTATTAATTAGTTTATGGGATATGGGGTCAGATATGGGCACagtgggttcagttccggcctggggtgactgtggagtttgcactttttccccgtgggtttcctcctctgTGCTTACTTCCTCAGAacgcactgtaagaattctaggattctaagagtcacccacattgctgtcggTCTGGAGTTACGTGTGGGCCAGACGACCAACGATGGCAGactcccttccctaaagggcattagtgaaaccAGAggctttttaaaataactttggATGCGGCCAAATTAATCAATGAATTGAAACTTGAAACACCACCAACAGCtatggtgtgatttgaacccatgccccccaGGAGATTAACCAGTGACCATTACCACACTGCCAACATGGTGTGGGTATATTGCCTCAACGGATAGGTGCCTAGTAGAAGCGATGAGCAGAATGCTCAGAACTACCCGATGTCTCTGCAAACAAGTGTAGATATTTCGAAAATAAAGCGACCTTTCAAGAGGGTCGCTTGAAATGCCCCACAGTTAAAGCCCACCTCAACCCTGCATCCAACATAACCCCTTAATGGGAACATGTTTTAAAGGAACACACCACGAGCTAAAATGgattaaacattttgaatatcTCATCGTGAGGCTgctgtccctccctcccgggCTGTGTTGTGTTTCTTAACTCTCGTCCACAGAAAAATGAGTGAAACGCGCAAAAAGCACTTCATGGCTCGAGATCAAAAGGCGCCCTGAATGTTACACCTCAGTTATGGGGTTTTATAAACAACAAAGGACAAACATTTCCACTGAAAATCAAGCAATACTTTTAGACTAATCGCCGCGTTTTATTCCAAACAACACCTCTGGCTGGGAGATTGCAGGGGGCTTTTTCTGTCCATTCAGTAAGGTGGGCGGTGTATTTCTAGCCACGTGTCAGGTTGGCTGAAATGAATTTGTGCAATATTTAATATTCTTCAAATTACAACCCCGGCTGAAGGGagttgagggaggggtggggggtaattCCAGACTCCGATTTGGAACTGTCTTCTCCCCAGAATGATATTGTGTAATTTCTCCTCTCAGTAAACGAGGCGTGGGtgcagagtgagggggggggggggggggagaagggggtttcAGCAAACAGCAACTCGCCTTGAAAGTGGCTCCGCCTCCGCCTTTCAAAGGCTCCCAACGCTCACACGCCACACACACTGtactttacaccccccccccccccccccccctcccgagaaaGTTACTGAAATAATATTGCGAATAATAAATAACTTCCTCGCGGGACTAAACCGAAGCGCCGGCTGTCAAATGGTCCGTGTGGATTCACGATTGAACAGTCAGGTTGGAGAGAGCTTGCAAGGTACTACTCAGAGTCAGACCCCAACATTAACTGGCTGCAGATCTACTGATATGACCGTAAAcggttaaaaaaaaaggattgctTAAGATCCACATCTGGACCGAGActtgtttcaattttttttttaaacctgcccGAATAAAGGTTCAATGTGTCTGGTTTATTTCGCAATCAAAATCAAAGCCTAACAGGTCAGATCACATGGAGAATTTCATTCAAGGATTTGGAGGATTTCCTAAGGTTTTTTTTGGGAGGGAGTTAATTTTCCACTTCCCCCCTCAATTTCAGCCCCCGCTCTGAAGCATTGACGACTGAATTTGCTGTCCAGGTATTTAGGATTATGTTTTAGCGGAAAGACCGTTTTGGCTGTTAAACTGAGCTGTGAATAGTGCAGTTTCCTTATTTCCATGTTTATCGAATTCTCCCCGGACCTTCTTGAGCAGTGAGCAGTGAGGGTCCCAAAGGCGGGGGAAGCAAAATATTGTTACTTTTTCTTTTTCTGCCAACGCAATTTCCCTGTTGGGCTTCAGCGACCCCCGTGGTCTAATTTCCACGCTCTTTCCCCCGGAGACAGGGGGCATTGTGACACATTATTACACATCGCTGGGAAACCAGCGCGTTCATTGCATTGCGGAGACAACTTGGGAATACTCAAGCGGTGTTTGTTTTGAAGACCTGACGGGCGCGGgggctgaatgttttgactcgTCTATATCCAAATGAGGACAATTTAAATATTCGCTGAAGACGTTTTAATCCGCCCTGTCCCGAATTCTACCCGGGGCGAAAGTGTGGAATCAATTTCGCAGCAACAAAAATATTACATCTGCAACTTTGCGGCTTCGAGCCGCGTTTCAAAATTGGATTTATTGCTAATGTCCATTTCGTTGCTTATTTCCCAAACCGGAGGCAGGCTCCATCCACCTCGTCATTAATGTCACATTTGTGCTTTGCGCAACTCTCCCTTGAGGGAGTTGGTAAATTAATGTCAAATTAAtatggcaaaaaaaaaatcaaaattggGGCAGAGCGGAAGAATGACCTTTTGGGGTTTTTTAAAAGCGAAACAGATAATTTGTCAAATCTGGTAACGGGTCAGTGGACACTTTCCCAGCGAAAGACTTAGAAAAATGTATGATATTTAATTATGAGTTCAGCGTTCACCCGAATATCCACCTCTGACCTGCAGTAATTGTGCCCAATAACCCGGTGGTCAAAAATGACATCCGCATATTTTGATTTATCGAGATAGATTGCAGAATCATTGTAATTTACGAAAATATTTATGGCACAGTTGCTTTCTGAATGGGCACCAGAGAGAAATGCAACAATTCAATCTCACACAGCTGACGGTTGTACCATCTGGGTGGAGCAGGCGGGAAAGACTCGAATTTCGATTAATGTATTGTCCAGCTTGCAAAATAAGCTGGAAGCGAGACTGGACAACGAAACGGGTCGCCACCGTGTATTTAACAGGTTCACGAGCACGGTGCGGacagggggggtggtgttgggcggggggggggggggtcatttaatGAGATTGGGAGCGAGGGGCCATTTAGTCAATTGTTTCAGAAATGGATGGTCCTGAACGCACCCCAGTGAGGGTCGTACACCCCAACCACTGGCCTCAGGTCCGCAACATGTTTGCAAACAAGTAGATTTCCAGTGGCGGTCCATTCATCCAGTCTGATCGGGCCAGCCTCAGGTCCACGACTCAAGGAAGTACCTGTCCAACAACTAGGCTCCCGAAGGAGTTTCCTGCACATCTACATTGACCAGGTTTCAACACGTATTCCATTGGctcttgggatggggggggggggggggtggggggggggggggatgaaaggcGCTATGCAAATGCATTTTCCTTCCAAGCATGCCCCTATATTTTATTCCCTCGTTTCCCATTCGTTCCATATTTCGTTCGCAGACATGTGAGTCGAAACTCGAAACGTGGAGTTGACGCCGTCCCAGTTCCACCTGAACCTCCCTACTTGCTGGCGTCGAAGTGGTTGGTTTTCTGTAAGACATGCACTCtctcccgcccccctcctctccgctCTCACTGGCCATCTCCCTGCTCAGCTTTCATACTCACAGCAGACACAGGCAGTAAGTCCCAGGTACGGTCTCGCTGTCCCGGATCAGGTAGCTGCCGTCTTTGCCTGCCGATGCCAACAAGTCCTCGGTCTCTGCCTGGCCAATTCTCCCGTGGTAGAAAGATAACCTCATGATTtctaaggagggagggggggccctCTGAGAGACAGAAGggtgctctctcactctctgccctctctctgtatTTTGTTTCACGGTGTGCaataggtcgggggggggggggggggggggggggggggggggggtaggattcgGAGGGTTTTCTGGTGTGTGTTGTAGCTAACCCGGCCCCGACTTCCTGACTGATAACAGTACCATGTACAGAGAAGTGTAGAGAGAGCCACTTCCCCGTTCTCTGCGAGGCAgcatcactttttttttaatctcCTCGCAATCAATTTGAAACATCCGGCATCTCGACAAAATTAGACAGGAAGCAAGACAGCGACACATTTGCACCTGACTTAATGCACTTCTTTCAAATTGTTTTGTCTTTATACTGTACACGTGAAGCCTAACTTCCAAAACCAATGTGTTCGGTGTTCTGCAGATTGGCCCTGTTGGGATAATAGGATTCAGGGATGGATTTGTAGAATCAGCGAATTGATTCAGcccagaaagagaccattcggtccatgcgGCCTGTGCTAGAATTACCCCGCCCTCCTTGTGGTAATATTATTAAAGTAGTTTGGCCACCTTATTGCAGTGAGTTATTAGGTGCAGAAAGCCACGACCAGTTTCAATGTGCTTCAGCCAGGAGTGATCCACAATAATGCACAGTGGCACCCTTTCTGGACACAGCCCTTCCCCGACTGTGAACTGGTTGCTTGGAGGGCTGATCAGCCGAGAGGGGGCACGGGGCATCTTGGCAATTGATCGAGCCAATGTGGACAGCGATAGATGGCGAGGACCTCTAGTGGCTCAacccagattttttttaaagtccatcAACTGAATTTGTAATGGTAAACTGAGGGGAATTGTATAGAACTCCTCGGGCTTTCTGGCTCACAGTGAATATTACATATaccacaattgtattgaagcatcCCAGAGTGCAACATGGTCTATGTAGATAATTTAAATACCTTTGCACCATTttaatggccattttgaaatgactgtaatgtttctttgactgcATTGAAACACCTCAGCATGCAACATCATGTAGGTAGAAAACCTGAATcttattgcactttgtgtgactgccagtagcactgttacttcacagtgccagggtcacaggttcgattcctggcttgggtcactggctgtgcagagtttgcacctgtgtctgcgggggtttcctccgggaactccggtttcctcccacaagtcctgaaagacgtgctgttaggtgaattggacattctgaattctccctccatgtacccgaacaggtgccggatagtggcaactagggaattttcacagtaacttcattgcagtgttaatgtgagcctacttgtgacatgaataacgattattattattttgaaataGAACCATTGTgcgggatgctccggtttctcggctgtgtgtttctcagtggcatgcCCTTCGCTGGTGTTGGGATTCTATCCTCCTGTCGCTTTCCAATAGGATTTCCCACAAAACCACCCAGACCACCATCTAACCTgccggtgggggtgcactgccagcaggaaaagtgaattctGATGGCCGGCAAAAtctgacatagaaacatagaaaataggagcaggaggaggccattcagcccttcaagcctgctccacattcatccaactcagtaacctgctcctgtccacccccccccccccccccccacccccctccatgtACTTTCATCCCTTTaatcccaagagctatatctaattctttcttggaaatatacaatgttttggcctcaactgctttctgtggtaaagaattccacaggccaaccactctctggctgaagaaatttctcctcatctcagtcctaaatggtctaccccatattctcagactgacccctggttctgaactcTCCCGCAATCAGGAACAACCTTTCTGCATCTAtcatgtctagtcctgttagaattttatagatttctatgagatctccattggcacagtggttagcactgctggctcacagctccagggacccgggttcaaatccagccgcGGATgaatgtctgtctggagtttgcactttctccccgtgtctgcgtgggtttcctcggggtgctccggtttcctccaaagatgtgctgttaggtggattggccatgctaaattggcccttagtgtccaaatgttaggtggggttacggggatagggtggaggtgtgggcttaagaagggtCCTCTTTAAAAAGCCAGTgtagaatcaatgggccgaatgaacctcttctgcactgtagattctatgattcttctgaaATGCTTGCAATGTTCCTTCAGATATTTTACGAATAAAGCATATTTTTACAAAAAAATATAAGCGATACCAAATGGCCATGTCCCCATGAGAACAGACTCTCATCCGCAAGAGGACAACAATATATAACGGCATGGCTTCCAGTTCGCTCCTAACTGGCAAGGTGTAGAGTCTCAGTGTCCATAATTCTATCACTGAAAGGCCTTGGGAAGGTTGCAGTTGATTGTGCAGTGATGATACACAGGACCAAAGTTGTGATAGAACCTCCCTGTGGTTCTTGGCCAAGAACCTCACCTTCCAATTTCCATACTACCTGCTCTACGACTGGGTTTCTGTTGTGGTTCTTCAAACTCCTGAGCTCAAatggccggcacggtagcacagtggttagcactgatgcttcacagcgccaaggtcccaggttcgattgtcggcatgggtcactgcctgtgcggagtctgcatgttctccacgtgtctgcgtgggtttcctccaggtgctctagtttcctcccacatgtccctaaAGATGTGGGTCTGGATTCTCAGATTGTGAGGCCATGTCCTCAtgtcggtgtgggaacggtggcgttttacgccgaCAAatcggtgcaaaatggccaccgatgctCGATTtgactgggggctagcagccgagcagcatagagcacccggctctaactGCCGATATGGcacagagaattgctgggtctgtggtcGTGcatgcacggcggcggcctgcaagtGGCCGCGCtttgcaacatggcgctggctgcaCACGGACCCGGCCTGACCCCCTTGGCCCCGGACCACCCCGCaaaagtgcccccagccccagcccatggattggccctcccccgactgtggcacgtTGGACTGCGTCTGCAGCCGTcatgccgagttcctgacaggtgAGACAATGAGAGACCCATGcattcgggaactcggccggttgggcacggagcatcggggggtgggcctcatgcaacatcctgaggccgtcgatatgccGCTTTTGAGCGGTGGAACATTGTGAAAGCGAcggcgcccccgatttggtcggaaacggGTGTTCTCCTGCCGttggccaaacgcgattttggcgtcggcgaccatagaatcccgcccgtgctcgttaggtgaattgaacattctgaattctccctctgtgtacccgaacagggtggcgactaggggatcttcacagtaacttcattgcagtgttaatgtgagccgacttgtgacatgaataaagattattattatcaaaatgCAACATTCCTGAAACAGCTCATCTCCTAATAGGGCAGAAAACCCGGGGCAGGATCCCTAACATTTAACTGCTTGGGGACCATTGAATGGACAAAGCCCAACAAATGGTGCAGAGCATCACTTAAAGTGTCATGGGTTCATTGGCAACAATGCAAGTAGTTGTGTAATAAGTGGCATACTCTTGCATAATTAAAATTCGTTGTCACACATGCTTGAAAATGTCAACTGCAAATGAGATGCCAACGACCTCTGGTGGCCGCTCTAAACTGGGGCATTGGATAATGAGTTAAGAGTTATAGTCATGAGTTAATGATGCATATAATCATGTAACAGTGACAGCAGCAATCATGTCCTAGAGACTCTGTAGAGCAGCTGGAATTGGCTATGGAACAGATATACCTACCGTATAGCCAATTTTGTATATAGTGTTATTAAAGTAATCTTGAAGTGATCTGCCTGAGTCAGACTCAATTTACTCATGAGTTGAGCAAAACTTTCTCTGTATAGATTTGACCacaagaccgacacaaaaaacaTGTTAGCGGCATGTTAACTACAATTTGGGGCCATCGACAGGAGCCCCACAGTGAgagaatggaagaaatgaaaatgaaaatcgcttattgtcacaagtaggcttcaaatgaagttactgtgaaaagcccctagtcgccacattccggcgcctgttcagggaggctggtatgggaagaaGACACGTTCAGAGCAAAAATCTTAAAACTCACCTTGGTGAGAGGCACACTGAGAATCAGTAACAATGTCAGTACCAGtcgagcagttccatagctgttgAAAAACCGCTGTGTGCCTTTAAAACCTCAGATACTTTTGAtcagttttacccaggtgccctgatttgcgagatgaacaacgGACAAAACAGGTACATGGTTTaatgcaattttattcacaattctctcactcAACAATGTATGAttcagactcacagctgagctttagTTTTTACCCGcacttagtgaaggaggctggcaGACTACGATCACTCAATGTGGAGGTCTTCTCTGGGCTTCGGAATCCAGGGTCCTgtcttcttgcgatggttgtgcctgggggacCCCCAGATTATCCATGACGATCTGTTCGATGTTCCTTTCTTTATGCTGGTATGCTAGAATTGAGTGATAGGTATATGCCCACAACTGGCCATTGTCCCATCCAGACCCCAACTCTTTAATGAGAAAAAATAAGATACTCCTGTTTATTCAAGATAattcaatcaagatccattgCCCTCTGAAAGACCCTTCTCTGACCAGCCACCAGCTTACTATGGaacctgatggcttcttttgtctgtccttcatccaactgcaaagttgatcacctgcgTCTGGAACtgtgttacatattcatagcatggtcttgttcttttgtgtaaatgtgagtgggtaatcacaaagtccatacAGCAATAACAAGTTTATGCTTTGATTTGAGGTGgcgcggtggcacggtggttagcactgctgcctcacagctccagggacctaggttcaattccagcctcgagtgactgtgtcgagtttgcactttctccccatgtctgcgtgggtttcttccgagttctccgctttcctcccagagtccaaggatgtgcaggttaggtggattggccatgataaattgtcccttagtcgctaaaggttaggtggggttactgagttacggggatagggtggaggcgtgggctgaggtagggtgctctttcaagggccggtgtcggctaaatgggctgaatggcctccttctgcactgtaaattttatgattctgtgagtactcTTGCAGACAGCCAGTATCAATTTCAGACAGAGCCTCATTTGACAGTTTGTGTTCCCGGCCTATGTGTTTTGCCAGCCTGACCACACCTCGTGGGCCCTCAGAAAGGTCAACATTGGGAGTTGTGGATGAACCACTTGCTAAAGCACTGAGCAACATCGGGTTTGCATGCCAAAGAGTAAAAGCACTAGGTTTTCCTCCATGCCAAAAGGCTTGTCGCCAACAATGTCCTCCTGAGACGGGAGTAGAAGAGACCCAGACAGAGTTTGAAACTATCCTAAAAAAATATTTTAGTCCAGCAACAAAACCAAGTAATTGAATAAGCATCATTGCATCAGAAATCCCAAAGACGAGGGGAATACGGCCAATTGTTTCTTATCGGCCTATATCACCCAACTCATTCTTGCGAGTATGGTATATTGAAAGATAAACTTCTTCATGACTGCATTGTCACCAGAATTCTCGATGAAAATCTGCCAAATGTTTTAAAGACAAAAGGCGACTTAATACTTGATCAAATGGTTCCGCGTGCAAGGCAGGCCGAAAGCAGAGAGCTAAATTGGGCTGTAATTCATCACAACATTGAAGCTCTGGATTACTTCATTGGCTGGGTAGGTACAAGAGGGCAGCACCAACCACTAAAAGCCCACCAGATGGGCAAAAGGGCgggagcatccctacccgatgatctgaacaagttctatggtCACTTTGAGCAGTCAGCAAATGCATccgtgccacccgccccaacagccctggacacacccatacccactattacagcctcagaggtaagagctgccttcttgaaagtgaatccgcggaaagcgatGGGCCTCGATGGAGTCTCCGGgcaagcactcagagcctgcacagaccagctaGTGAGTGTATCCGGGGTATTTTCAACCCCTTAATCCTCCACTCTGAggcccccacctccttcaagaagaccaccataataccagtgccaaagaagaacaaggtagcctgcctcaacgactaccgactggtggccctgacgtctattattatgaaatgcttcgagcggctaggcATGCGACGGattactgccagcctcccagacggtctcgatccactgcagtttgcctatcaccacaactggtccacagcagatgctatttcCCAGGCTCCACAATCATCACTCGAACAtctcaacaaggacacctacgtaagactgctgttcatcaactacagctccgccttcaacactattatccagacaagactaataaccaaactctacaatcttggacttgacccctccctgtgcagctgggtccttgacttcctcaccaacagaccgcaatctttcaggataggcaacagcatctcctccacaatagtcctcaacaccggggccccacaaggatgtgtgctcagtcctctactgtactccctatacacacatgactgtgtggcaagatttaactccaactcaatctataaatttgcggatgatacgattgTGGCAGGCCGTATCTCAAGCAACGACGattcagactacaggagggagataaatcacttggttgcatggtgtcccaaaaacaacctctctctacatGTAGGaatgaccaaggaactgatcatcaacttcaggaagctaGCACGGGGGTGGCCTGCTGTTGGCTGGAAGCGGGATCTTGGGGCCCCAttgctgtcaacagggtttcccattgtgtgcaCCGCACGCCAGCGGCAACCCACGGCAGAGATCAGCCATCAGCGGGCGGCAGAAAATCTGGAAAATTACGGCCCACATCTtaaattttaaatataatttttatgaaGTATTTTCCTATTTATCTATAACAATAAACACAACAAATAACAGAAGAATTGGTGAAAAATGGTACAGACAGAACAAGAGTCATCGCAAGCATAAATAGAAGTAAAACATTACAGAATAGATTCGGAACAGGCCAGTTGAGGAACCAGAGCCCCTAGCTAAAATGCCAGAACAATTCAACAACTAAATACCACTGTGAGTGGGAATAGAAGGCATGATCATATCAATACACAGAATGACAGAAGGGTAACAATGCAGATCACACCACTCAAAGTATTGTGATACAGACGAACAACTTAAAATGGATTAAGTTGAATTAAACTAGAGTAAATTCGCTCATGGAAAGCTTATCAAAAGTAAGTTAGCCAAGGTGGAACATATGAAATtaagatgtggaggtgccggcgttggactggggtgagcacagtaagaagtcttagttGGATTagaagttggactttaacctggtgttgtaagacttcttaatatgaAATTAAGATAGGGTTCCATACTTTCTGAAATGCATCAGATTTAGATGGa encodes:
- the LOC119977562 gene encoding SH2 domain-containing protein 1A-like: MRLSFYHGRIGQAETEDLLASAGKDGSYLIRDSETVPGTYCLCLLNKTFVHTYRISETSGNYSVQTSKGVQPRSFSSMEKLILTYGEPGQGTVVPLLHPVEYKTYKVRSQNEDLQDEYLEILGI